The Culicoides brevitarsis isolate CSIRO-B50_1 unplaced genomic scaffold, AGI_CSIRO_Cbre_v1 contig_70, whole genome shotgun sequence nucleotide sequence aaaaatttttcagattttttaaaataaattttaaaatattttaatttattttttcaaaaataatttttttgcacccaattttttcaaaatttcataattttttaaaatatgttcttCAAACAtaactttctaaaaaaatattctcttttAGCCTTAAAACGCATTTAAAactaattctaaaaaaaaatttttttgaattaaattcgaatacaaattctttcaaaaaagcgCTTTTGTCCTTAAATAAAGTTTGTTAAGCTTTAAAACAGGCTCAttcttgattttatttatttatttattttttttttttcgaaaatcattcaaaattcaaGGTTACTCCAAATattttgctacttttttttctttgtagataTTGCGCAAAACATACAAAGGTTATTAAAGATAAGAATTCATCTGTCGGTTCCTGCCTTTGTTGATATATCAAATCCATAtcaagagaaaataaatttttattcactgaatcaaaaatagaaaacaagattaaaatttttgtggctggctttgttttaataaatctgCTCCGTTGGTCACCtcattatgtaaaaaattgctgTACTTTCAATTtgacttcattaaaaaaaaatgacttgtgcCGAGTTCAAAAATAGACATTAAATTTcacttctcattaaaaataaaactttcaagCGAATGAACTCTCTTCGTTATTCAACACACACTCACACGTTTTTAAATACCTAGAACCAGAAATAAGACTCAAGcaacgacaaaaattaaaataatcgacTTCATTGTAATCCGACCGTATTACGCCTCTCTTCGACACATGACGaataaataagtcaaaaaaaaaagtaaatattttaacaaatgttAAGTCATTATAggcgttgaaaaaaaagtatcacaaGATTTTCAAGTAAAACTCCTAAATaactcgaataaaaaaaaaattgcgataaagtgacatttttcaacaatttttttctttttattctaCATTAGAAGTCAAGCGAGTACCTTGTCATGAATATTAATGCAAGTTATTTGCAAGCAactaattatttactttttatctgTGTCTCGTTTCATGTCTCCGAGCAGCTAATGGATATTTATGAcgtttattttacattttaattaatctgaAATGCAGATGACACAACACGAGGCGAAGCGATGTAGTAACAAGacgaaattttgattgaagataagaccaattttttgataaatgttaTCAAATTGCCCTTTAATTaccgaaaattttgatttatactggatttcatgtgaatttttcaacatcAAATGTGGATTGCATACTTAAcggcaaaatttgaaattaacgaAATGGCGCCATTCATTGATTCCCACCCcctccgacgccgtaaatgaaTGACGCCTTTTGAATggtttatcactttcattcgtctcacaacCAAAACACTACAGAACACGTGCAGCATACGTATCATCCCATGTGGTTGATAAAacagtatttttattaaaattcactcaaaaaatagccaaaaatccgtaaaaatgAAGCGAAAATTAAGTGAAACTGCGCCTGAAGTGGCAGAAGATGAAGAACACGAAGAAGATGAAGCTATGGAGACAGaagaaacgacgaaaaaagcgAATcctccaaaaaaattgaaaccgtTCGATGTGAAGGTATTCCGAAAAGCCCTCAAAGGAACAGATTTCATCTTTGGTAAGTTGacttttcatctttttaacaaattttcttctgaaatttgtatttttagaaatGAAACGCTTCACGAGAATCGCTTCGGAGGATCCAACAATTGTTCATACTTACCTCACAAACAAGGGAACCGTTCTGGAAGTCGTTGAAGCCCTTTTACGACTCGATCAGAGcaacatttttcacatttcacaCGTTTTTGATGCTCTTACCGCGATTCTGTTGGAAGTTGTGAACAATCCAGAGTTTGTTGCGGGAGCTTGTGCCGGCATCGCGTTTCTTTTGAACAACAATCGAAGTGTAATCTTGAAACTTTTAACCTCTGACAACGATACGCATCGCAGTAGTGCCTTAAAATTGCTGACAGGAGCAGTTGTGTTGAACAGCCAGCAATTTGGCGTAGCTTCAATGCGAGTTATGGACACTTTGGTTGGGGAAAAAACGCTGGAAGAGACAATTTTCAAGGGATTCAAAGTAACGGAAGAGACTTTGGAtgataatttgagaaaatcttACGTTCAGTACATTTTATCGCTGTTACTCGAGACAGACGTGCAACTCGtgaatcaatttttgcaaCGGGAATATCTGGTGCGTGGCTTGATGAAAGGTCTCATCTACGACGACTTGCAAGATTTGGCtgtaattttgaaaacttttcggGAACAAGTCTTGGAACGTGCTGGCATCCTAAAAACGCAGAAAAAACGCGCTTTTTCCGAAGAAACCATCAATTGTCTCCTCGACGTGTACAACAAGTACAGGGGACCCGCATTCCAAATCCATAAAAAGCCGAGTCTCGTGCCGGAAGAACATCAAAAAGAAGCTGCTGAAATAGTTCACGAGTTTTGCAAGATTTTACTGTGTTCGCGCAAACATGGCATCGCTTTCAACGCTCTCGGGAGAgaagataagaaaaatatttcacaaatgtTGGCTTTGCGTCACATGAAGAGCTTTTGGAATCACGAGCAAATGTCGGAACTCGTGTTGGCGATTATTCAAGCGTGCCCAGAACTGATTAGAGTCCTTATGGATCGCCTCACGATGGGAATTCGACCCAAAAAACACGAATCCTGGTTCAATTGTGTCTTTTTCACGCAAAATTTGTTACTCGCCATCGATCCGAAGCCCATTTTGGCTGCTGTGAGACACATGGATCCGAAACGTGTCTCCGAATACATCTTGAATTTCTCGATTTGTCAGTCAATTTTGCAGCATCTCGACGAAAATACGTTGATCAAAGGCGGTGTCTTGGAAATGCGAGTGCAACTCATCAAATTATTGGCCATCATGTTGCAGCGATGCAGTTTGTTCCTCACAACGTTTGCCAATATGGAGAATATTCTCGACTATGACTTGCGAAAAGTCAAGTTTAACATCATAAATCAACTTTTCGCGTATTTCCCGAGTGTCGAAACGCTCTTGAATGCCCTCCATTTGAGCATTAAATTCAAAGGCAACGagaaaaaagtcgaaattaaCCAACAATTGAGCTTAACGTTGGACATCATCCTACTTTTGCACGAAATGGTACCGAGCGTCATCCAAAAAAGTCAAGATATTGTGAATTTTATCAACGTTCTGAGTccaatttacaattttcataacGAAGAACAGCACGTGGCACCAGAAGCTCGTGAGGAAAAGCTCCAAGTCAACTTGAAAATCGTCAAATTAATGCTGATTCTTGAACCAGACGtcttcgaacaaaaatttgagttgTTCAAACCCGTTTTTGAAACACTCGTTAAAGTAATTACGAGCTCGGAAGCGAATGAGAGTGAAGTTTCGCTACAACGCGAGTCATTGGAgcttttacagaaaattttaacatctaCTCAATGTTTCGATGACACCCAAATCGAGCTGAACGCCTTAATTTTAGCGTTAAAACAAACTCCGGCGAAAAGTCACACAGCAGTTATTGACTTCATTATTGCCACAATGCacacaaaagtcgaaaatcttGGGTCTGAAGACACAGAAACCCgagaaaagtcaaaaagtgGGAAGAAATTGTCGAAAGAATTGACCTCATTGTTCGAAAGAATCGACAAAATGGACGTAATTCCAgttaaaagtgaagaaaatgaAGGAGAAGTGATCACAGCTGGAATAATTTCGTTAGTTGTaccaaaaatgttgaaaaaatacgaAAGCTTGGACAGCTCACAACAAAAAccgatcaaaaaattcctcgaaaatttattgttggcCCTGTTTTATGCAATTCCCGATCAAGTAAGTCttgaaattctataaaatttaaatttttaacttatttttttaattttttttttagtcaatcgTGTCGAAAGTCACTCAAAACAGTAGTTTAGCGGTCGTTTCTTACTTCAACACGTTCGAAGAATCCCTCCCAATGTTATCGGAACACTCGAAATTGAAGCCTCCATCGGTTTTGTCATCATTTATTGACTCAATTCTGTCCAAAAATCAACTTGacgatgaatttttcacagaTGTCACGATCACTGGTTGTCCTTTGCAGATCGTGCAATTGATTCAAGTCATCGTTTTTTGTGTGGTTCAATTGACAAAACGCGAAGCCTTTGAAGAGGAACATTGTACGATTTGTACGAACTACAGTCGAAAACTCAttcaagaattgaaaaatttggaagaTAAATGCCTCGAAGCGAAAGGTGCTGAACTGGAAAAAgccgaaaatgacaaaaattccttcaaatctCTTGGCGATTGGTTACTTCGTTACATTTTCGTCGAACAATACCAAATTTTGTCGCTTTTTTCACTGAATTCTGAGCAAAATTCTGCCAGATTTATCGCGGATCTCGCTCAAGATTTGAACGGCATGTTTTCCGGGTGCAGCAAATACATGGAATACTTCCGAAGGAAGATTGTGACCGAAGTTAAAGGCAtttttgatgacaaaaaagtTAGAACTGACGAAGAACACGACAGTCTCATACGAACTTTGGAAGCATTCGACTTGGAAAGTAAAGATTCCATCGAAATTCTGAAGAAATTATGCGATGTCAAGGTAAAAAAGGTGCACGACAAGCCACTTTTTGCTAAATTGATCGTTTTATGTCTTCGAATCTTGTCGGAAACGAAAACGGTGTCCTTGGAAGAAGAAACTGTCTCAAAATTGGGacaaattttgacacaaattgAACCAAGTGAAGCACTTCTCGAGTCATTAGGCACTTATTTGAACGAATTTCCGCACAACATCAAACATTTTGAGCTGGATTTCATCAGTGGCTTGATCGAAAACGAGGCTTTGACACTTTCGAAGGCACTTACGCGACTCCTGACACTCATTGTCGAACGTGATGAACGTTACCAACAGAATTTCCGTGAGCTgctgcaaaatatttacacgAAAAAGGAGTTGGCTTATCCATTGTTGAAAACTGCCTTCAAACTGGGCTTACTAAAACCCGAAGAAGACAAGGTtttgttgaacaaaatttacgCCGAATATAAAACGGGCATCTTTAAAACGATCGAAAAGCCGTTGAAGGTTGGCGCCATTTACCGCGAAAACGTCTTGAGCTCCGTGcagttgattaatttttgcatgccGATCAACGAATGCTTGGATTTCACAAATAAAGCATTAAAAGTGCAAGAAGCTGAATTGGTGCAATTCCAACTTTGTCAAGCAATTTATTGGAAAGCGTGGAAAAGTGTGAAGGAAGATGTCAATGAAGAAACTGCGTCGAAGAGAATTGatgtttttgtcaattttatcaacaatTTCTTGACTCTTGCGaatattttactgaaaaaagatcgtaagtaacaatttttttttttaagaattaaattttaattaatttttcttaatttttttttagatattgatCAAATTGTCCCATCAGCTGCTTTTATTTTGGAATCATGGCTTTCATTTACGGAATCAAATAAACTCGATTTTGATCCCTCAGTTATCACAACCACGAATACTTGGGCAACTTTCGTCAAAAACAGCATCAAAGCAGGATTGAGTGCCAAAACTTCCGTTGGTGACGTCATTTTACGACAACTTTCAGCACTTCTCGACTATTTATATGAAGATCAAAACAGCGCAGATGGACTTTCGGAGCATTTTGAGTCGTTTATCAATCATCCAGGGTACTTTGATGTCGCTCTTGGCACTGTTGACTCTCCTTTGAAGGAGGCTTTGTTCCATTTGACgttcattttcatcaaaaaaggaCCTTCTCTGGCAATGGAAAAGCACGTTCCCGTATATTTGGGTGCCTATCAAGCGAGTTTGTCCAAAACGGATCAATATATTTTGGCACTTTTACAATTATATGAACGTTCAAAGGTGTCTCTTGCTAAATTTAGGCCTTTCTTATGGGGTGAGGCGGCGATTTTGCGACATTCGTTGCGAGGAGACGAAGAAAAGGGTGCCGATGCGTTAAATAAGAAGAGTGGAAATTTGGAAACGTTGAAATTGATCGAAGAAAATGCGATTAGGAAAAGTTTTACGGATTATCCGGTATGGAGGAAGCTCGATGCTGTGAGTCAAGTGCCCAAAATGACGATTGTAACGAAGAAACAACGACAGGAAATGCTGGAAGTgcaatttttgggaaaaattttggaaaatgacGACACAAGAGAACATGAACTTACGATGAAAGCTTATTTCGACACACAAGAGGACGATTTTTCAGCACTTTATGACCCGGCGTTCATCATTCCCTTGTTGAGTGGCATTTTTGCGCCGGAACAAGTCGATTTAGTGGCTATTGCAGTACAAAAAGGACTCGTCCCGTTCTTGTTTGCTGCCCTATCGAGTCAGGATTTGCATATGAGACTCGCTGTTGGTCAAGCACTCATGCGATGTCGTTCACATTTGGATGGCGGAAAGtaagtttttgtcttttttagtGCTAAAAACCTGAAATaaccgaaaattttcttcatttttagacattttctTGGTAAAGAGCTCTGGCAACGTCTCTACGATTCAGTTCAAAACGGATTGCATTCGCTGTGTAAGCTGAATTCGACAAAAACTCTTCCTCGTCCTTCCACATATACAACACAATTCGTCGGTCATGCAGCTACCATCTTCCAGCATGCCTTGCACGATCTCTACCCGGCCTTATCGAACTATTTCGTCGTTAAACCCGTCTTTGATTTCACCTCCGTGCCCGATTTCTACAATTTATTCTTCAATTCTGACGTAAAATTCGCCAAACATCGCAATTATTTGCTCACAATTCTCGCTGACGGCACAAAAACCATCGACGACTTTATGGCACTCTTCAAATCGCCGATCCTGAAGTTGTTGATGTCCTGCTACGGATCTCCTTTGAGCGACACCGAGACAAATATCAACATTATGAACGTTTTCAAGGCCATCACGCGGCTTCCCTTAGCTACGGACGTGCTAATTGTGAAATGTGGCTTCCTCACGTGGCTCCAGACGATCATCGAGCGCACGGAAACGTGGTTTTTCGACACAATTGTTGCCATAATTGACACATTAGCGAATTTGTACGAAAGTGTGAGCGGAAATAAGAAAAGTTACAAGCAACCGGAACAGATTGAGGTGCAAGTGTTGGCGATTGTGTTGACACTTTTGAGTAAATTGACTGTTAAAGTACCCAAAGAAGCGGTTCGCAAGTTTTTGGCGGTTTTCCATGGAATTAGCAACGATTATATGGCTTTGGTGCCTGAAAGTAGCTTGAAAACGTTAACAGATTTTGCGAAAATTGTGCTAAGGGACGAGTTTCACGTTCGTTTgacgaaaattgaagaatttaaaggTGACTCTTGTGAAACGTGGTTGGATTATGTACAAGCCACGGACAAACTTGAAGACGAGCATCGCAAAAAAGAACAGGAAATGTTCCTGTATGTCAGGGAAATTTGTATCAAATGGTACAAAACGAACGTTTcccactaaaaaaaataatttttcattaaaaataaaaaatatatttcattaatttcactttttcttccatttttccaGGAAATCTTTCACTAACTGGAGAGTTTTTTCGAAATCTTCTTCCTTTTCACTGCGAATTTCATGTACAATTTCCGGTTTGTACGAATCCAAGGCCTCTTCGTGGATCGTTCCGAAGATTTCGCACGACatattttgctcaattttcttCTGATTGTATCCGCGAGCAGTGAGTCTGTCAAAAAGTACTTGCGTATCGCATCTCACGACGAGAACAAGTTGAAACCATCGTTCCGGGAAGAGTTCGTTACTGTGATATTCGACGATGTTGCCTCCTTCTTGCATAATGGGCTCCAAATAATCAAGAAGTTTGTCTTCATCCAAGAAGGGACATGCAAGTTCTTCATCGTAACCGTCTGTGAAGTCGTGTGCTTTGACAATTTCCGAGACTTCTTGATGTTTAAAGTTCAAGGCTTCGGCGAGGCGCTTACAAGTGGTCGTTTTTCCGCATCCAGGAGTGCCTGATTTGagcgaaaaatgataaaatttgagcTTTTGAGGTGTTAAAAGTCCTTACCTGTCACTAAAATATTCGGAAGAATCACGGCAGGCATGATTTTTGTGAGAGTTTTATCGAGAACTGTTTCGgaattgtttgttttggtACCAAAGCATGGACTTTTACTGTCAATTTAACGTCAAAAGTGTCAATTTTGGTCAATTTAAGGGAAGTTTCGTTTGGATTGCCggtaatttgtacaaaaaattataaaaaattaaaggaattttaaggagttttcaagaatttttaggtaaatttttcatttttcttgagATTTTCATTCATGACCAAGCATTTTCTTGTAGAAATCTTCAAAAACTCAgataattcatcaaaatggACTCTGATGAGTGGGTTTGGGACTTTGATGCCGATGATGAGGAAAGCAGTGAATATTCTTTCGACCGTCCTGAATATGTACCTGAAAGCAGAGTCCAAAAAATCGATGTCGAAAAGATGCGAATAATAGAAACCACTGAAGACAGACGTCTCAGCAAAGTAAAActcaacgaagaagaagagctGATTGAAGATTTAAGAGTTCTCAATATCGGATATTTGTGCAATGAAGCTCCCAAAGACCACAAATTCATAAAACGATGGGAAAATGAGAACAAAGAAGCTGTTGTTGCACAAGGAATTGTCCCGGTATTCGTGGGACCGAAATATTTTGATGTCTCAATGTGGAATGGAAGGAAAAGTAAAAAGTCGAAGAGCaggaaaaaggataaaaatccGTTTCGGCAGTCGTTGGTTGAAAAAGACATAAATCCTTTCAGAAATTTGCCTGTAGAGACAAATCCTTTCAGAGATAAATCGATAGAAAAGCTCCCGGAAAAGGGAAGAAGACCGAGTGTTGCTGAACAAATCCTTCAATCGGTGAAAAATCAAcagaaaatcaagaaaaagaaGTCTTTCAAGAAGTTTCAAGGGGATTTGAACTTTAATCCAGAAGTTACGGGACCAACAATTGGTCCTGAAGGTcacaaatttgatgaaatacgAAAATCAAGAAATCCGTTCGTTGTTAGATAGTTGTTAGggaattgtttaaattaaaaataaagagattttatttgcattattaaattaaattaataatttaaaaataaaattaaagagattgaatgtttaaattagatagaattaattaatttattgcatcaaataaattaaattaaataaaaaattaaaattaaataaattaaaaataattatttcattgaattaaaaaattatataattaaattagaatcaacttattgaataaattgaataaattcaaaataaattgagaaaaaataattaaattaaattaattaaattttttttttgagaaaattaaaataattaaatttcaaaattatttgagaaaaaataaaaaagttagaattattaataaattaatttaaaaaaaaaccaattaattcaataactattatctaattgaattaaattaaaatacaataatatttttaaaaattttaaataaagttagaattaattaattattaaattataaattgaaattaaaaataatgattatcaaaaaattataaaaaaaaattaaattaaatttttaaattttttaaattaaaacccaTTCCAGTGAACCGTTCCTCAATCCACGAGCACATTTctcgtttttcaaaaaatcacattggGCGTCGTATATGTCAAAAATCGTTCTTTTCACACAAGATCACAAGGTTGTCACTGCACCTCTCGTatcgtatttaaaaaataaatcagaatAATTTCGAGGTGAGAAAACAACGGAAGGGAATTAGTTTCGCGGATTCCTCAAACAAAAATCCACAAATTTCCCTTCAAACTTTAATTCATCCGACCCGGAAACTcttgaattttgtgaaaatcgataagaaaaattccccaaaaaattttcatggttagataattctcgaaaaaatatcgatttttcaaaattaaagccGGCTCTGAATTTACtgtcaaaacataaaatattaaaataaaattatttgtatttttcagatttaatttttaaaggagagcgaaactaaaaatttcacccaaatACGAGATATGAGGACTTCGGTAATCGCGAATGCAGTTCGAGTTAATTACTCTCATCAGGTGAGTTTTCAAACGAAAATCCAGACTTCCTGAACTGAAAAAATCCTTGACTCACAATTTCATTGTCCGACTATCAGTCAAAAGCTGTGCGAGACATAATAAAGTCTCGCAATACTATAAAGAAAGCTTTCTTATCTCAAAAACGcttgaaatgaacaaaaaaaaatcacacgtaCACATGAAAAGGTGATAAAACCTAAAACCTATATGAGTTTTGTGTATCCGGAAGATGTGAACCGGTTTgatgcacattttttgtatGCACCGATGCATCCATGTGACTTTCAAAGacagaaattttgtaataaagtcACTATTTTTAGGCATTCACGGTGCGACAAGTTcaaacaaaagacaaaaatacaaGACTTTGTGACAATtgagtacagaaaaaaaaattctacaggGAAgccagataaaaataaaaataatttatgtgttATATAAGCATCTAATCGCGTTATGAAGTCTTCTTTCATACGTAGATACATGAAATGACGATtgaatgtgacaaaaaatatgatgttATGCACCGATgatataaaagaaatatttaaaaaattaaaagtttgaaggTTACGGATGCAATTTAAGCGCTAAATTATGCGATGATGTCAGGAATGTGAcacaaaagtaaagaaaaacccgaaattttaatgaaaactttatttttttggagttTTACCTCCG carries:
- the LOC134836597 gene encoding nucleolar pre-ribosomal-associated protein 1 — translated: MKRKLSETAPEVAEDEEHEEDEAMETEETTKKANPPKKLKPFDVKVFRKALKGTDFIFEMKRFTRIASEDPTIVHTYLTNKGTVLEVVEALLRLDQSNIFHISHVFDALTAILLEVVNNPEFVAGACAGIAFLLNNNRSVILKLLTSDNDTHRSSALKLLTGAVVLNSQQFGVASMRVMDTLVGEKTLEETIFKGFKVTEETLDDNLRKSYVQYILSLLLETDVQLVNQFLQREYLVRGLMKGLIYDDLQDLAVILKTFREQVLERAGILKTQKKRAFSEETINCLLDVYNKYRGPAFQIHKKPSLVPEEHQKEAAEIVHEFCKILLCSRKHGIAFNALGREDKKNISQMLALRHMKSFWNHEQMSELVLAIIQACPELIRVLMDRLTMGIRPKKHESWFNCVFFTQNLLLAIDPKPILAAVRHMDPKRVSEYILNFSICQSILQHLDENTLIKGGVLEMRVQLIKLLAIMLQRCSLFLTTFANMENILDYDLRKVKFNIINQLFAYFPSVETLLNALHLSIKFKGNEKKVEINQQLSLTLDIILLLHEMVPSVIQKSQDIVNFINVLSPIYNFHNEEQHVAPEAREEKLQVNLKIVKLMLILEPDVFEQKFELFKPVFETLVKVITSSEANESEVSLQRESLELLQKILTSTQCFDDTQIELNALILALKQTPAKSHTAVIDFIIATMHTKVENLGSEDTETREKSKSGKKLSKELTSLFERIDKMDVIPVKSEENEGEVITAGIISLVVPKMLKKYESLDSSQQKPIKKFLENLLLALFYAIPDQSIVSKVTQNSSLAVVSYFNTFEESLPMLSEHSKLKPPSVLSSFIDSILSKNQLDDEFFTDVTITGCPLQIVQLIQVIVFCVVQLTKREAFEEEHCTICTNYSRKLIQELKNLEDKCLEAKGAELEKAENDKNSFKSLGDWLLRYIFVEQYQILSLFSLNSEQNSARFIADLAQDLNGMFSGCSKYMEYFRRKIVTEVKGIFDDKKVRTDEEHDSLIRTLEAFDLESKDSIEILKKLCDVKVKKVHDKPLFAKLIVLCLRILSETKTVSLEEETVSKLGQILTQIEPSEALLESLGTYLNEFPHNIKHFELDFISGLIENEALTLSKALTRLLTLIVERDERYQQNFRELLQNIYTKKELAYPLLKTAFKLGLLKPEEDKVLLNKIYAEYKTGIFKTIEKPLKVGAIYRENVLSSVQLINFCMPINECLDFTNKALKVQEAELVQFQLCQAIYWKAWKSVKEDVNEETASKRIDVFVNFINNFLTLANILLKKDHIDQIVPSAAFILESWLSFTESNKLDFDPSVITTTNTWATFVKNSIKAGLSAKTSVGDVILRQLSALLDYLYEDQNSADGLSEHFESFINHPGYFDVALGTVDSPLKEALFHLTFIFIKKGPSLAMEKHVPVYLGAYQASLSKTDQYILALLQLYERSKVSLAKFRPFLWGEAAILRHSLRGDEEKGADALNKKSGNLETLKLIEENAIRKSFTDYPVWRKLDAVSQVPKMTIVTKKQRQEMLEVQFLGKILENDDTREHELTMKAYFDTQEDDFSALYDPAFIIPLLSGIFAPEQVDLVAIAVQKGLVPFLFAALSSQDLHMRLAVGQALMRCRSHLDGGKHFLGKELWQRLYDSVQNGLHSLCKLNSTKTLPRPSTYTTQFVGHAATIFQHALHDLYPALSNYFVVKPVFDFTSVPDFYNLFFNSDVKFAKHRNYLLTILADGTKTIDDFMALFKSPILKLLMSCYGSPLSDTETNINIMNVFKAITRLPLATDVLIVKCGFLTWLQTIIERTETWFFDTIVAIIDTLANLYESVSGNKKSYKQPEQIEVQVLAIVLTLLSKLTVKVPKEAVRKFLAVFHGISNDYMALVPESSLKTLTDFAKIVLRDEFHVRLTKIEEFKGDSCETWLDYVQATDKLEDEHRKKEQEMFLYVREICIKWYKTNVSH
- the LOC134836600 gene encoding adenylate kinase isoenzyme 6 homolog, whose product is IDSKSPCFGTKTNNSETVLDKTLTKIMPAVILPNILVTGTPGCGKTTTCKRLAEALNFKHQEVSEIVKAHDFTDGYDEELACPFLDEDKLLDYLEPIMQEGGNIVEYHSNELFPERWFQLVLVVRCDTQVLFDRLTARGYNQKKIEQNMSCEIFGTIHEEALDSYKPEIVHEIRSEKEEDFEKTLQLVKDFLEKWKKK
- the LOC134836599 gene encoding uncharacterized protein LOC134836599; the protein is MDSDEWVWDFDADDEESSEYSFDRPEYVPESRVQKIDVEKMRIIETTEDRRLSKVKLNEEEELIEDLRVLNIGYLCNEAPKDHKFIKRWENENKEAVVAQGIVPVFVGPKYFDVSMWNGRKSKKSKSRKKDKNPFRQSLVEKDINPFRNLPVETNPFRDKSIEKLPEKGRRPSVAEQILQSVKNQQKIKKKKSFKKFQGDLNFNPEVTGPTIGPEGHKFDEIRKSRNPFVVR